From Microbacterium sufflavum:
GCCGCAGCTCTCGCCGCGCTCCCCCGCGACGAAGCCGTCCGGCGGATCGTGCACCACGGAGGACTCGCGGTCTCCGTGCGGGCCGAGCAGCCGGAGCACGACGCCCGTCTCCGCACCATGCCTCTGATCGAGGTGGCCCGTGTCGGCGATGCCGCGCCCTCCGGTCGTCCGACGTCCGGGCCTCCGTCTCCCCTCGCCGGAATCCGCGTGCTCGATCTCACGCGCGTGATCGCCGGTCCCGTCTGCACACGCACACTCGCCCTGCTCGGTGCCGACGTGCTGCGGATCGATCCCCCGGCCATCGCCGAGCTCCCCTGGCAGCACCTCGACACCGGTCACGGGAAGCGCAGCACGATCCTCGATGCCCGTGACCCGGCGATGTCCGCTCTGCTCGCCACCGCCGACGTGGTCGTCCTGGGGTACCGTCCGGCGTCGCTCGCACGACTCGGCCTGTCTCCCGACACCCTCGTCGAGAGGTACCCCGGTCTCGTCGTGGCCGAGCTCAGCGCGTGGGGTGCCGACGCGCCGGAGCGCGCGGGCTTCGACAGCCTGGTGCAGGCGGAGAGCGGAATCGCGGTGATCGAGGGCGACGACGGCGTACCCGGAGCGCTGCCCGCACAGGCGCTCGACCACAGCAGCGGCTACCTGCTCGCCGCGGCGGTGACCACGCTGCTCGGACGGCGTGCGCGCGAGAGCGGATCCTGGATCGCACGCACCTCGCTGCGCCGGGTCGCCGCCGAACTTCTCGGGATGCCGCGCCGCACGGACCCGGTCGCTGCGCCGGATCCGGACGCGGCCTCGCACGAGGCGAGGTTCGACGTCGACGGGGTATCCCTCGTCACCGCGGCACCGGTCATCCCCGGCACGGCGTTCACGGCGCCGCACCCGTGGGGGTCGGACGCACCGCGCTGGTGACGACCGCGCTGGTGACGCGCGCGGTCAGCGCGACCGGACCGGGTCCCCTCGGCGCAGAGCCACCACGGCACACAGCACGAGAGTGAGCGCACCCCACACCGCGCACGCCGGAGGCAGCACGCGATACGCCAGGTGAGCGACGGTGAACTCCGCCGTGAGGGGACCGAGCACCGCGAGACCGATCACCCACGCCGCCACCAGGATCGCCGGCAGCGAGAGCCACCAGGTCACCCGCACCGGCGAGGGCAGCCACCGGGTGACCGCGTCGCGAGGCACCGCACGCTGCAGCCGCAGCGCCGCCCACAGCCCGAGGCCGAGCAGCGCCAGCACACTCGAACCGTGCTGCACCCACTTGTACCCGAGCAGCGGACCCCACTGCTCATCCAGCATCGGGAACAGCGCGACGCCCCAGCGCCCCTCGTGCGTGAACGCGTCCCACGCGATGTGCGACAGCACGCCGAGCACGAGCGACACCGCGAGCAGCAGCGGATACCAGGGGCGACCGAGGCCGACCCCCACCGCACGGCCCGCGGCCACGGAGCCGCGGTCGTCCCACTCGCGCGGCAGCCGACGCGCGACCCACAGCGGCACCAGCTCACCGACCGACGGCCGCAGCACCACACGCCAGAGCAGGAAGAGCACGAAGGCCAGCAGCGCCGTCCAGAGCACGTTGGCCACGGAGTGCGTGAACGAGTAGTCGAGACCCACCCCGCGCAGGAAAAGCGGGAGATCCGGCGTCATCGCACCGATCGCGATCGCCGCGGGCACGAGGGGCGTGCGCACGAACGGCAGCGCGACGATCGCGTGACTCGGCGTGAACGGCATCCGGACGCCGCGTCAGCTCAGGAACACGCCGGCGAGGGTCTTCTTGCCTCGGCGCAGCACCGAGACCCCACCGGGGAGCGTGCCCTGCACGGTCGCCGTGTCGTCCGCCACCCGCTCACCGTCGAGCGACACACCGCCCTGAGTGATCGCCCGACGCGCCTCCGACAGACTCGACACGAGCCCGGTCGCGACCAGCGCATCGACCACGGGAGTGCCGGGCGCCACGGTCGCATGCGGCAGCTCATCGAGCGCGGAACGCAGCGTCGCCGGGTCGAGAGCGGTCAGGTCGCCCTGTCCGAACAGTGCCTCCGACGCGGCGATCACGGCCGCCGTCGCCTCGACGCCGTGCACGGTCGCCACGACCTCGAGCGCCAGACGCTTCTGCGCAGCGCGGCGGAACGGCTCGGTCGCGACGAGCTCGGCGTACTCCTCGATCTCGGCCCTGGTCAGGAACGTGAACACCTTGAGCCGCTCGATCACGTCGGCGTCGGCCGTCGACAGCCAGAACTGGTAGAACGCGTACGGGCTGGTGAGCTCCGCATCGATCCAGATCGCGTTGCCCTCGCTCTTGCCGAACTTGGTGCCGTCGCTGTTCGTGATCAGGGGCGTGCCGATCGCGTGCACGGACACACCCTCGACACGGTGGATCAGATCGGTGCCGCTGGTCAGGTTGCCCCACTGATCGGACCCGCCCGTCTGCAGACGGCAGTCGTACTGACGGTAGAGCTCCAGGAAGTCGAGACCCTGCAGGATCTGGTAGCTGAACTCGGTGTAGCTGATGCCCGCGTCCGAGTTGAGGCGCGCGGCGACCGCATCCTTCTTCAGCATCGTGCCGACCCGGTAGTGCTTGCCGATCTCCCGCAGGAAGTCGATGGCGGACAGCGGCGCGGTCCAGTCGAGGTTGTTCACCATGCGGGCCGCGTTGTCGCCCTCGAAGCTGAGGTAGCGCTCCACCTGTCCCCGCAGGCGATCCACCCACTCGGCCACCGTCTCGCGTGTGTTGAGCGTGCGCTCCGCGGTCGGACGGGGATCGCCGATGAGCCCGGTCGAGCCGCCGACGAGACCCAGCGGCCGGTGCCCGGCGAGCTGGAGCCGACGCAGCAGGAGCAGCTGCACCAGGTGACCCAGGTGCAGGCTCGGCGCGGTCGGATCGAACCCGCAGTAATACGTGATGGGGTCTCCCGCGAGCAGGGCGCGCAGCGCCTCCTGGTCGGTGGACACGTGGACCAGGCCACGCCACACGATCTCGTCCCACACGTTCTCGAACGTGGGATCGATCGCCTGGGGTGCGGTCGTCAGGTCGGGAGTTGACACGCGCTCCAGGCTAGCAGCGCGCGGTGCGGCATCCCGCCTCACACCGCACCGTCGAGCTCGGCGATCTCCTCGGGCGCGAGGGCGAGCTCGGCCGCGTCCAGCGCGGTGTCGAGCTGCGCGATCTTGCTCCCCCCGAGGATCGGCCGGATGCCGTGCGCGAGCAGCCATGCCAGCACGATCTGCCCGCGCTGGGCGTCGTGCGCGTGCGCGATCCGGTCGAGGACCGCGAGGCGCCGCGCGGTGCCGGGGTGGTCGTAGACCTCGGGGATCGCCTTCGCCGCGTTGTCGTACGCCCCGGACAGCAGGGGCGTGTACGCCCAGGTCTCCAGACCGTTCGCGGCGGCGTAGTCGCGCTGCTCGTCGCTCAGCACGCCGAACGGGTGCACCACCCCCGGCGGCAACGTGCCGGGGCGCGCGCGCAGATAGGTCGCGTTGAGCTGGAGCGCATCGAGCGGCGCGCTGCCGATCGCCGTCGCGTGAGCGCGGGCCCGCTCGATGCGCCAGGCGGGATGATTGGACGCGCCGACGCGCCGGACCGTCCCGCTGCCGGTGAGCGACGCGAGGCCGTCGACCGTCCGCTCGATGGGGACAGCGCGATCCTCCTGGTGCAGCCAGAGCAGATCGATGGTGTCGACGCCCAGGCGCGACAGACTGCCCTCGACCGCCTGCGCGATCGCCCGCGGCGACAGGCCCGTGCGGTGCGCGGGCCACGAGCCCGGCCACAGCGGTTCGGCACCGACCTTCGTCGACAGACGGATGCGCTCGCGGACACCGGGGCGAGCGGCGAGCCACCGACCGATCACCGCCTCGGACGCCCCGCCGTGCCCGGTGTCGCTGGCCCAGAAGCTGTAGCAGTCGGCGGTGTCGATCCAGCTGCCGCCGCGTTCGACGAAGCGGTCGAGCAGGGCGAAGGCGGTGTCCTCATCGATGAGGGTGCC
This genomic window contains:
- a CDS encoding CoA transferase: MGPHRPSPRAAAPARTRPSAALLRRVWTEIGGEPAAVHDALPDLAGLGDVPLPARTAAGELALGSTAAATLAAGRRVADLDVARVAAAYRSDRLLTVDDAPPPVWSPLSGFWPTADGWIRTHGNYPHHARGLRSALGLAPDAGRPDVAAALAALPRDEAVRRIVHHGGLAVSVRAEQPEHDARLRTMPLIEVARVGDAAPSGRPTSGPPSPLAGIRVLDLTRVIAGPVCTRTLALLGADVLRIDPPAIAELPWQHLDTGHGKRSTILDARDPAMSALLATADVVVLGYRPASLARLGLSPDTLVERYPGLVVAELSAWGADAPERAGFDSLVQAESGIAVIEGDDGVPGALPAQALDHSSGYLLAAAVTTLLGRRARESGSWIARTSLRRVAAELLGMPRRTDPVAAPDPDAASHEARFDVDGVSLVTAAPVIPGTAFTAPHPWGSDAPRW
- a CDS encoding DUF4184 family protein produces the protein MPFTPSHAIVALPFVRTPLVPAAIAIGAMTPDLPLFLRGVGLDYSFTHSVANVLWTALLAFVLFLLWRVVLRPSVGELVPLWVARRLPREWDDRGSVAAGRAVGVGLGRPWYPLLLAVSLVLGVLSHIAWDAFTHEGRWGVALFPMLDEQWGPLLGYKWVQHGSSVLALLGLGLWAALRLQRAVPRDAVTRWLPSPVRVTWWLSLPAILVAAWVIGLAVLGPLTAEFTVAHLAYRVLPPACAVWGALTLVLCAVVALRRGDPVRSR
- the tyrS gene encoding tyrosine--tRNA ligase, whose protein sequence is MSTPDLTTAPQAIDPTFENVWDEIVWRGLVHVSTDQEALRALLAGDPITYYCGFDPTAPSLHLGHLVQLLLLRRLQLAGHRPLGLVGGSTGLIGDPRPTAERTLNTRETVAEWVDRLRGQVERYLSFEGDNAARMVNNLDWTAPLSAIDFLREIGKHYRVGTMLKKDAVAARLNSDAGISYTEFSYQILQGLDFLELYRQYDCRLQTGGSDQWGNLTSGTDLIHRVEGVSVHAIGTPLITNSDGTKFGKSEGNAIWIDAELTSPYAFYQFWLSTADADVIERLKVFTFLTRAEIEEYAELVATEPFRRAAQKRLALEVVATVHGVEATAAVIAASEALFGQGDLTALDPATLRSALDELPHATVAPGTPVVDALVATGLVSSLSEARRAITQGGVSLDGERVADDTATVQGTLPGGVSVLRRGKKTLAGVFLS
- a CDS encoding aldo/keto reductase, producing the protein MTASPHRASPIVLGAMSFGTLIDEDTAFALLDRFVERGGSWIDTADCYSFWASDTGHGGASEAVIGRWLAARPGVRERIRLSTKVGAEPLWPGSWPAHRTGLSPRAIAQAVEGSLSRLGVDTIDLLWLHQEDRAVPIERTVDGLASLTGSGTVRRVGASNHPAWRIERARAHATAIGSAPLDALQLNATYLRARPGTLPPGVVHPFGVLSDEQRDYAAANGLETWAYTPLLSGAYDNAAKAIPEVYDHPGTARRLAVLDRIAHAHDAQRGQIVLAWLLAHGIRPILGGSKIAQLDTALDAAELALAPEEIAELDGAV